A region of Flavobacterium indicum GPTSA100-9 = DSM 17447 DNA encodes the following proteins:
- a CDS encoding exopolysaccharide biosynthesis polyprenyl glycosylphosphotransferase, whose amino-acid sequence MQTKRKIHFEISERKILLRTFDILFIVACIFIVSSLTDFKYFAHLEKNIYWIPVLAIYITIFGTIFEMYNLQVASYRLRVTKSLILTSIFVSTAFLLTPLLTPVFPNKRIEIIVFFGVVLMALLIWRFIYVYFLASKRFIKKLVLVCKSKEVDRLANDLMRADPHIQVLCFIPVDEKNLDTTINELSISQVDLFLKNVFVSEFVVADGSKSNSLEIYNKLLEIADAGIPIKQYEEVYEDITSRIPLHLKDKELNKYFPYTKNDKNRLYEFFVRVFDVFSSLIGLLFLLLLLPFIAILNYFWNKGPLFYKQERVGKNGRKFQIVKLRTMVVNAEKDGAVFAKTNDTRITPLGKWLRKTRLDEFPQFINVLKGEMSVIGPRPEREVFVKQIAEQIPLYHTRHAVKPGLTGWAQINYPYGESIEDSLMKLQYDLYYIKHRSLFLDVNITVKTMGTIIYLKGQ is encoded by the coding sequence ATGCAAACCAAAAGAAAAATACATTTTGAAATTTCTGAGCGAAAAATTTTGCTTAGAACTTTCGATATATTATTTATTGTTGCTTGTATTTTTATTGTTTCTTCTTTAACAGATTTTAAATATTTTGCCCATTTAGAAAAAAATATATACTGGATTCCGGTTTTAGCTATTTACATAACTATTTTTGGGACGATATTTGAAATGTACAATTTGCAAGTAGCAAGTTACCGACTTAGAGTAACAAAAAGTTTAATACTTACTTCAATTTTTGTTTCAACTGCTTTTTTATTAACGCCTTTATTGACTCCAGTTTTCCCAAATAAAAGGATTGAGATCATTGTCTTTTTTGGAGTTGTATTGATGGCATTGTTAATTTGGAGGTTTATTTATGTTTATTTTTTGGCCTCAAAAAGATTCATAAAAAAATTGGTTTTAGTATGTAAAAGTAAAGAAGTGGATCGTTTGGCTAATGATTTAATGCGTGCTGATCCTCATATTCAAGTACTTTGTTTTATTCCAGTTGATGAAAAAAATTTAGATACTACAATAAATGAATTGTCAATTTCACAAGTTGATTTATTCTTAAAAAATGTTTTTGTTTCAGAATTTGTTGTAGCTGATGGCTCAAAAAGTAATTCTTTAGAAATTTATAATAAATTATTGGAAATTGCCGATGCAGGCATACCTATTAAACAATATGAAGAAGTGTATGAGGATATTACAAGTCGAATTCCATTACATTTAAAGGATAAAGAATTAAACAAATATTTTCCGTATACGAAGAATGACAAAAATCGTTTGTATGAATTCTTTGTTCGAGTATTTGATGTATTCTCTTCACTAATAGGATTGTTATTTTTATTGCTTTTACTTCCTTTCATTGCTATTTTAAATTATTTTTGGAATAAAGGTCCTCTTTTTTATAAACAAGAGCGTGTAGGGAAAAATGGAAGAAAGTTTCAAATTGTGAAACTAAGAACGATGGTCGTTAATGCTGAAAAAGATGGTGCTGTGTTTGCAAAAACTAACGATACGCGTATTACACCATTAGGTAAATGGTTAAGAAAAACTAGATTAGATGAATTTCCACAATTTATAAATGTTTTAAAAGGGGAAATGTCTGTTATAGGACCTAGACCAGAAAGAGAAGTTTTTGTTAAACAGATTGCAGAACAAATTCCACTTTATCATACAAGACATGCTGTTAAACCGGGTTTAACAGGTTGGGCTCAAATTAATTACCCTTATGGAGAAAGTATTGAAGATAGTTTAATGAAATTACAATACGACTTGTATTATATTAAGCACCGCAGTTTGTTTTTGGATGTAAATATTACAGTAAAAACAATGGGGACTATTATATATCTTAAAGGTCAATAA
- a CDS encoding glycosyltransferase family 4 protein, translating into MNKILYIGNKLSKHGINLTTIETLTPLLQSGGLSVVSVSDKKNFILRIFDMGLSVLKHKNSDYVLIDSYSTLSFYYLLLVSQLCRLLNLKYIPILHGGNLPERLKQSTFLSKLIFKNAFINVAPSNYLFVKFHEAGFQNVAYIPNFVHIEQYPFKKRNTFQPKLLWVRAFAEIYNPKMAVSVLQKLKEKHPSAQLTMVGPDKDGTFSEVEKLARDLNLSVNFTGKLTKSEWISLAKEHDVFINTTHVDNMPVSLLEAMALGLPIVSTNVGGIPYLIENNKNGFLVTDADVAMMVKTIENILIDTVTTQSVVNEARMLVEAMDAEIIQQKWLKLLA; encoded by the coding sequence TTGAACAAAATCCTGTACATAGGGAATAAACTTTCCAAACATGGCATTAATTTAACAACTATAGAAACATTAACACCTTTGTTGCAATCCGGAGGCTTGTCTGTTGTTTCAGTGTCTGATAAGAAAAATTTCATTTTACGAATTTTTGACATGGGTTTAAGCGTTTTAAAACACAAAAATTCGGATTATGTACTCATAGATTCATACAGTACACTCAGTTTTTATTATTTATTGTTGGTAAGTCAATTGTGTAGACTTTTAAATCTTAAGTATATCCCAATATTACATGGTGGTAATTTGCCAGAACGATTAAAGCAATCAACTTTTTTATCAAAATTAATTTTTAAAAATGCTTTTATTAATGTTGCACCGTCAAATTATCTTTTTGTTAAGTTTCATGAAGCTGGATTTCAAAATGTAGCATATATTCCTAATTTTGTTCACATCGAGCAATATCCGTTTAAAAAAAGAAATACGTTTCAGCCTAAATTATTATGGGTAAGGGCTTTTGCTGAAATTTATAATCCGAAAATGGCAGTATCAGTTTTACAAAAATTAAAAGAGAAACATCCAAGTGCTCAACTCACAATGGTTGGTCCTGACAAGGATGGTACTTTTAGTGAAGTAGAAAAATTGGCTCGTGATTTGAATCTTAGCGTTAATTTTACGGGTAAATTGACAAAAAGTGAATGGATAAGTTTAGCCAAAGAACATGATGTGTTTATAAATACTACACATGTGGATAATATGCCCGTTAGTTTGTTAGAAGCAATGGCGCTAGGATTACCAATTGTATCAACTAATGTAGGAGGAATTCCTTATTTAATTGAAAATAATAAAAACGGATTCTTAGTAACAGATGCTGATGTTGCTATGATGGTAAAAACGATTGAAAATATTTTAATAGATACGGTTACTACTCAATCTGTTGTAAATGAGGCGAGAATGTTGGTTGAGGCTATGGATGCTGAAATTATTCAACAGAAATGGTTAAAATTATTAGCGTAA
- a CDS encoding glycosyltransferase: MRVVQLIDSLEAGGAERMAVNIANLMSEIPNVNSYLVASRKEGQLKNKVANNVTYFFIDRKSIFDVKAIFKFRSFLRTNNIEIIHAHSTTFLLAILTKIVLPKIKIIWHDHYGNRAKDNKHFYFLFFASYFFKAIVSVNEALKQWSIRKLNCEEVYFLPNFSLAENVVEKTKLKGEDGKRIVMLANLKEPKNHLNLLKGFHLSVGIDKGWTLHFVGKFFDDDYFDTIKKYIESNQLSEAVFLYGSCEDIPYVLSQAEIGVLASFYEGFPVTIVEYGMAKLAVLLSNTIKIAGLRDNEHCISFNPNDEKDISNSLNLLLSNQKQLELLKTNLSTLVLDRFSKNQIAIELINIYNK; the protein is encoded by the coding sequence ATGAGAGTAGTTCAGTTAATTGATAGTTTAGAGGCTGGTGGGGCTGAAAGGATGGCAGTTAACATTGCTAATTTGATGTCAGAAATACCCAATGTCAATTCTTATCTTGTAGCTTCAAGAAAAGAAGGACAACTAAAGAATAAAGTTGCCAATAACGTGACTTACTTTTTTATTGATAGAAAAAGTATTTTTGATGTAAAAGCCATTTTTAAATTTAGATCGTTCTTAAGAACAAATAATATTGAAATAATTCATGCACACTCGACTACTTTCTTATTGGCAATTCTAACAAAAATAGTACTGCCTAAAATTAAAATTATTTGGCATGATCATTATGGAAATAGAGCTAAAGACAATAAACATTTTTATTTTTTATTTTTTGCATCTTATTTTTTTAAAGCAATAGTATCCGTAAATGAAGCATTAAAGCAATGGTCCATTCGAAAGCTTAATTGCGAAGAAGTTTATTTTTTGCCTAATTTTTCACTTGCAGAAAATGTAGTAGAAAAAACGAAACTTAAAGGGGAAGACGGAAAACGAATTGTCATGTTAGCTAATTTAAAAGAACCTAAAAATCATTTAAATTTATTAAAAGGATTTCATTTAAGTGTAGGAATAGATAAAGGTTGGACGCTGCATTTCGTAGGTAAATTTTTTGATGATGACTATTTTGATACCATTAAAAAATATATTGAATCCAATCAATTAAGTGAAGCTGTATTTCTCTACGGTTCGTGTGAAGATATTCCATATGTACTAAGTCAGGCTGAAATTGGTGTATTGGCTTCTTTTTATGAAGGATTTCCCGTTACAATTGTAGAATACGGAATGGCTAAATTAGCAGTTTTGTTGTCAAATACAATTAAAATTGCAGGATTGCGTGATAATGAACATTGTATAAGTTTTAATCCTAATGATGAAAAAGATATTTCAAATTCTTTAAATTTGTTGTTGTCCAATCAAAAACAATTGGAATTGTTAAAAACAAATTTGAGTACACTAGTTTTAGACCGATTTTCTAAAAATCAAATTGCAATAGAACTAATCAATATTTATAATAAATAA
- a CDS encoding O-antigen ligase family protein, translating into MNQSLNTYLYLLFHLFMAFVIHNFSSVVFLLMPLYLLLGTIWVIRNKDQNFEVLSLLIYTIGFEMIFRMKSDGAFFDIGKYAVIYFSILGFGFKKISLKAWPYFLILILFVPGIYLTVNTFFFQIDVRKKILFNLLGPFSLVAASLYCYGKFITLEDLIKRLKILTGPLLTILFLVILYTPSDFKQLIQYNTSSNFAASGGFGPNQISTILGLGCFVYYVAFLTEVKDKILKYVFLGIFAIFLYRGLLTFSRGGMITFFVMFTFFNFKVFKILNNKARTNYLLVLFGLIVTLTIVWIYASVSTNGMIVNRYSNKDAAGRLKESSMSGREDIMSNDFDLFIENPVFGVGPGIGGMIRGEGSVTMGAQAHSEPTRLLSEHGVFGLFILLFLIFVPIIKYYRDRNFYHIFFFSFLIFWGLTINHAATRIVASSVVYALALLNIYLPTNTNSESIEQNPVHRE; encoded by the coding sequence TTGAATCAATCTTTAAATACATATTTATATTTACTATTTCATTTATTTATGGCATTTGTAATTCATAATTTTTCAAGTGTCGTATTTCTTTTAATGCCCCTATATTTACTTTTAGGAACTATTTGGGTAATAAGGAATAAAGATCAAAATTTTGAAGTATTAAGTTTACTAATTTATACTATTGGTTTTGAAATGATATTTAGAATGAAATCTGATGGTGCATTTTTTGATATAGGTAAATATGCAGTAATTTATTTTAGTATTTTAGGATTCGGATTTAAAAAAATTAGTTTAAAAGCTTGGCCTTATTTTTTAATATTGATATTATTTGTCCCCGGAATTTATTTGACAGTAAATACCTTTTTCTTTCAAATTGATGTGAGAAAAAAAATATTATTCAACTTACTAGGCCCCTTTTCATTAGTTGCAGCATCTTTGTATTGCTACGGTAAATTCATAACATTGGAGGATTTAATCAAACGATTAAAAATTTTAACAGGTCCTTTATTAACGATTCTTTTTTTAGTTATTCTATATACTCCATCTGATTTTAAGCAATTAATTCAGTACAATACGTCTTCAAATTTTGCTGCTTCTGGAGGATTTGGTCCTAATCAGATTTCTACCATTTTGGGTTTAGGATGTTTTGTCTATTATGTAGCTTTTTTAACGGAAGTTAAAGATAAAATTCTTAAATATGTTTTTTTAGGAATTTTTGCTATTTTCCTGTATAGAGGGTTATTAACTTTCTCAAGAGGAGGGATGATTACTTTTTTTGTAATGTTCACTTTTTTTAATTTTAAAGTTTTTAAAATATTAAATAATAAAGCCCGAACTAATTATTTGCTAGTTCTATTCGGTTTAATTGTTACTTTAACGATAGTTTGGATTTACGCATCGGTATCTACCAATGGGATGATTGTAAACCGTTATTCTAATAAAGATGCGGCAGGAAGATTAAAAGAATCTTCAATGTCAGGTAGAGAAGATATTATGTCGAATGATTTTGATTTATTCATAGAAAATCCTGTTTTTGGTGTTGGACCTGGAATTGGAGGTATGATTCGGGGCGAGGGAAGTGTAACGATGGGTGCTCAAGCCCATTCAGAACCGACAAGGTTGTTGTCTGAACATGGGGTTTTTGGACTTTTTATTTTATTATTTTTAATATTTGTGCCCATTATAAAATATTATAGAGATAGAAATTTTTATCACATTTTCTTTTTTTCTTTTTTAATTTTTTGGGGATTAACCATCAACCATGCTGCAACCAGAATTGTGGCTTCAAGTGTGGTTTATGCATTAGCTTTATTGAATATATACCTACCTACTAATACTAATTCAGAATCAATTGAACAAAATCCTGTACATAGGGAATAA